The window AACAATACCAGCTTCCCGGAGCGGGACTTTTTCAGTTCCTCACCTTCAGGGCTGCCATGTCCGTATTGTTGTCCCTGTTGATAGCGATGGTCTACGGAAAGCGAATCATTGTTTTCCTTCAGAAAAAACAAATAGGCGAAAGCATTCGCGACCTTGGTTTGGAAGGGCAGCAACAAAAAGCGGGAACCCCTACCATGGGTGGGTTGATCATTATCATTTCGACCCTGTTGCCCGTGATTCTTTTTGCTGATATTAAAAACATTTATGTCATCCTTTTGATCGTAACCACCATTTGGATGGGCATCATCGGGTTTATCGACGACTATATCAAAATCTTTAAAAAGGACAAACAGGGGCTGAAAGGAAGGTTTAAAGTGATGGGCCAAGTAGGTTTGGGACTGATTGTTGGGCTTACCCTCTATTTCCACCCAGAAGTAACCATCAAAGAGAAGGACACCACCACCATAACCAAGAGCTTTCAAGTAGAGCAGGTCTTTGGTAAGGAGACCAAAACACTCCGGACCAATGTCCCATTTTTCAAGAACAATGAGCTCGATTATGCCGATTTCATTTCATGGATGGGAGAAGGAGCGGAAGACTATGCGTGGCTCATTTTTATTCCTGTTGTGATTTTGATCGTGACAGCTGTATCCAACGGTGCCAATCTTACGGATGGTATCGATGGCTTGGCGGCAGGTTCATCAGCAATTATAGTATTGACCCTTGGAATTTTTGCCTGGATATCGGGAAACATACTGTTCTCAGGCTATCTCGATATTTTCTACATCCCTCGCGTGGGGGAATTGGTGGTATTTATTGCCGCCTTCGCTGGAGCCTTGGTTGGCTTTTTATGGTACAACACCTTTCCCGCACAAGTATTTATGGGAGATACGGGTAGTTTGACCATCGGGGGCGTTATTGCCGTAATCGCCATCATTGTTAGAAAAGAACTGTTGATTCCCATTTTATGCGGAATCTTCTTTGCTGAGTCCTTATCCGTAATGCTACAGGTGGGGTATTTCAAACATACCAAGAAGAAGTACGGAGAAGGTAAGCGCATATTCTTGATGGCACCATTGCACCATCATTATCAGAAAAAATCCTATCACGAGAGTAAAATAGTGACCCGTTTTTGGATTATCGGAATCATGTTGGCCATCATCAGTATCGTTACCCTTAAAATTCGATAACCATGGGTCGTTTGGTGATACTCGGAGGAGGAGAAAGTGGCGTTGGAACAGCCATTTTGGGAAAGCAAAAAGGATTTGAGGTCTTTGTTTCGGATAAAGGCGAAATCCAAGAAAAATATAAAGAAGTTCTTGAACATTTTGAGATTGAATGGGAATCTGGTAAGCATACCGAAGCCAAAATTTTAAATGCTGACTTGGTGATGAAAAGTCCAGGTATTCCTGATTCGGCACCATTGGTAAAATCACTGGTCGAAAAAGGGGTGCCCGTGATTTCGGAAATTGAATTTGCATCAAAATATACGGATGCCACTTTGATTGGAATCACGGGAAGTAACGGAAAAACCACCACGACCATGCTTACCTATCACCTTCTAAAAAATGGGGGGCTAAATGTGGGTATGGCAGGGAACATTGGCGACAGTTACGCCAAAATGGTGGCCGAAAAGGAATTTGACCACTATGTGTTGGAGATAAGCAGTTTTCAGTTGGACGGTATTGTGGATTTTAAACCGCATATCGCCATGATCACCAATATCACGCCCGACCATTTGGACCGATATGAGTACAAATTTGAGAACTATATCGCATCCAAATGTAGGATAGCCATGAATCAAGATGCCAACGATTACTTGATTTATGATGCTGATGATGAAGTGATTCGGGAAGCATTGAAAAAACATCCTATTCAATCCAAATTGGTTCCCTTTTCGGTAAAGCAAAAACTGGAAGAGGGAGCTTGGTTGGAGGACAAAACGATAAAAATAAAATTAGAACATAAAACCTTGGAAATGAGTGAAGACATTTTGGCCTTGGAAGGTCAGCACAACGTAAAAAACACAATGGCGGCAAGTATGGCGGCCATGCTGGTGAAGGTCAGAAAAGAGGCCATTCGCGACAGTATTCAATCGTTTCAGGGCGTACCCCATAGATTGGAAAAGGTGTTGAAGATCAATCATGTGGAGTACATCAACGATTCAAAAGCTACCAACGTAAACGCTACGTATTATGCTTTGGATGGCATCAAAAAACCCATTGTTTGGATCGTGGGCGGAGTTGATAAAGGAAATGACTATGCGGAATTGATGCCTTTGGTGCGAGAAAAAGTTAAGGCCATTGTTTGCTTGGGTGCCGACAATTCCAAATTGATTGATGCTTTTGGGAATGTGATAGACCTCATGGTTGAGACCTATTCCATGCAAGAAGCCGTGAAAGTGGCCTATAAGATAGCGGAACGAGGTGATGCCGTATTGCTCTCGCCGGCATGTGCCAGTTTTGACCTGTTCAAAAACTATGAGGATAGGGGAGACCAATTTAAAAACGCCGTAAAAAATTTGTAGAACGTGTTCGCAATTTTCAAAAATCTGAAAGGTGATAAAGCCATTTGGGGCGTAGTGGCCCTTTTGGCACTTTTCTCATTTTTGCCCGTGTACAGCGCCAGTACCAATTTGGTCTATGTAAACGGGGATGGGACCACTTTTGGCCATTTGGTCAAGCATGCGGTGCTCCTGTTTTTGGGCTTCGGAATCATCTACGCTGTGCACAGGATACCTACGCATTATTTCAAAGGGCTGTCCATTATTGCCATGCCCATTGTCATCCTGTTGTTGATTTACACCTTAACGGTGGAAACCCGAATAGGTGGGGTAACGGCCAACCGATGGATCAAGATTCCTTTGGTCGGGGTCAATTTTCAGACCTCTACCTTGGCTTCGGTGGTATTGATGATTTGGATTGCGAGATATCTAACAAAAATCAAGGATGTCAAGATTACTTTTAAAGAAAGTATTTTGCCGCTCTGGCTGCCTGTTGCTTTGGTGGTGCTATTGATTCTTCCCGAAAACTTTTCAACCGCAGCCATTATTAGCCTAATGGTATTGGTGCTATGTTTTCTGGGAGGATACCCCCTAAAATATTTATTTGCCATGGTGGCTACTGGAATCGTATTTGCGGGAATGTTTCTGTTTGTGCTGTTCAAGGCGCCAGAAGTATTGCCCCAACGTGCCGGCACATGGAAATCACGGATTGAAACCTTTATCCATCCCGAACAAGCGGATAAGGATGATCTGCACCAGTTGACCTTGGCCCAGATTGCTGTGGCCGAAGGTGGCGTAGTGGGCAAAGGAGCAGGAAAAAGCGTGATGAAGAATATGTTGTCCCAAAGTACATCGGATTTCATTTTCGCCATCATCATTGAAGAATATGGCTTATTGGGCGGGGGAGCGTTGCTCTTCTTTTATCTCTTATTGCTGTTTCGTATTGTGGTCGTGGCGCATTCGTCCAAAACGGTTTTTTCAAAACTATTGGTGATCGGCGTAGGGTTGCCCATTGTTTTTCAGGCGTTTATCAATATGGCGGTGGTGGTCCAGTTGTTCCCGGTTACGGGTCAGCCGTTACCGTTGATCAGTATGGGGGGAACGTCCATTTGGATGACCTGCATGGCCATAGGAATTGTATTGAGCGCCAGTAACAAAAAGGAAAATCTAGAGGAGCAATCCCATGGAATAGATGAAACGAACCCTTTAGAAGTATTGAGTGGACAATTATAGGTTTATACTTTCTGGAGGAGGAACGGGCGGACATATTTATCCGGCTGTGGCCATCGCAAACGAATTGAAGCGGAGATATCCCGATGCGAAATTCTTGTTTGTTGGAGCCAAGGATAAAATGGAAATGGAAAAAGTACCGCAAGCTGGATATGAAATCAAAGGCTTGTGGATAAGTGGATTACAACGGAAACTGACATTGAAGAATCTCATGTTTCCCTTTAAAGTGATAAGTAGTTTGTTGGAAGCACGCAACATAGTGAAACAATTTAAACCCCATGTGGCCATTGGCACGGGTGGCTTTGCCAGCGGACCCTTGCTGCGAATGGCCCAAAGGGTTGGTGTTCCCTGCGTGTTGCAGGAACAAAATTCCTTTGCGGGCATCACCAACAAATTGTTGGCGGCAAAGGCTGAGAAGATTTGCGTGGCCTATGATGGCATGGAGCGATTTTTTCCAAAAGAAAAGATTGTGAAAACCGGAAATCCTATCCGCACGGATTTGGTTGCTGTCTCGAAGAATAAAGAAGAAGCACTTGGTTTTTTTGGACTGAAAGGAGATAAAAAAACGGTATTGGTATTGGGTGGGAGCCTAGGAGCCCGCAGAATCAACCAATTGATAGAAAAGGAGCTCGATTTTTTTGCAAAGCAAAACCTCCAAGTGCTCTGGCAATGCGGCAAACTGTATTACGAAGCCTATAAAAAGCATGATTCGGATACAGTTAAAGTTATGGCCTTTGTCAATCGAATGGATTTGGCCTACGCCGCTGCCGATGTAATCATCTCAAGGGCCGGTGCCGGTTCGGTTTCGGAACTTTGTCTGGTGGGCAAACCGGTAATTTTTATACCGTCACCCAATGTGGCAGAGGACCATCAAACACAAAACGCAAAGGCCTTGGTGTCCAAAGACGCCGCCATCATGCTTAAGGAGGATGAATTGGACGCCGAATTTGAAACCAATTTTTCAAACCTAATGGCCTCCGAAGCCCTCCAGGAAAAATTGGGAAAGAACATTAGAAAAATGGCCATGCCCAAGGCTACGGAACACATTGTGGATGAAATTGAAAAATTATTGAAGAAATAATGCAGGGAAACGATTTGCAAAATATGGATAAGTGTCACCTCGAGCGCAGTCGAGAGGTGCAGTTGTTCTTGAATTTTGTTATCGGCTGTGCTCGAACTGATTGGAAGACTGTATGAATTTGAAAGATATACATAGCGTTTATTTTATCGGAATTGGCGGCATTGGAATGTCCGCCTTAGCGCGCTATTTCAAATTTGTGGGTAAAGAGGTGGCTGGGTATGATCGCACCCCTACGCCCATCACCGATGGTTTGATGGAAAATGGTGTTTCCGTGCATTTTGAGGACAACGTGGATTTGATTTCCGATACCTTCAAGCACCCAAATACGTTGGTGGTCTACACTCCTGCCGTTCCTTCAAAACATTCGGAATTCCAGTTTTACAAAAATGGAGGTTTCAACCTTAAAAAGCGTTCGGAGGTGTTGGGTATCATCACCAAGGATTCCTTTTGTTTGGCCGTTGCCGGCACACACGGTAAAACCACTACGTCCAGTATTTTAGCACATTTGCTGAAGGAGTGTGAATTGCCCATGACCGCATTTTTGGGCGGTATTTCTGAAGATTTCAATAGCAATTTTGTGTTGGATGGCACCGAATATTCGGTAGTGGAGGCTGATGAGTTCGATCGTTCCTTTTTACGATTGACGCCAACGGTGGCCTGTGTCACATCCATGGATGCCGACCATTTGGATATTTATGGCACCAAGGAGGAATTGGAGCATTCATTCCGTGAATTTGTGGAAAGAATCAAGCCGAGCGGAAAGTTGTTCGTACGCAAGGGACTTCCTTTGGAAGGAACCACTTTTGGCATAGAGGATGGTGCTGATTACTGCATAGAAAACATAAAAATTGAACATGGAGCCTACATATTTGATATCGTAACACCTTCCGAGGTTATCAAGGACGTAAAGTTCAACAAGCCGGGCAGACACAATCTGCTCAATGGATTAGCTGCTTTTGCGATGGCGGTGCAAACAGGTTGCCCACCTCACCGCCTTGCCAAAGCTTTGGAGACCTTCAAGGGGGTTCAGCGCAGGTTTTCATATCAAATCAAGGAAGAAGATTTTGTGTTTATCGATGACTATGCGCATCATCCAACGGAAATCAGTGCAGTGCACCAAGCGATTCGCGAAATGCACGCTGGGGAAAGGATAACGGTGATTTTTCAGCCTCATCTTTTTTCACGCACACAAGATTTTGCAGATGATTTTGCGGCAAGTCTCTCCGATTTTGATGAAATCATCCTATTGGACATTTACCCGGCCCGTGAAGAACCTATTGAGGGTGTCACATCGCAATGGCTGTTGGATAAAATAGAAAACCCCAATAAAAAACTGATGTCGAAATCGGAATTATTGGAAGAGGTAAAGAACTGCAAAACAGGGGTTTTGGTTGTCCTTGGAGCAGGGGATATTGGAATGGAAGTGCCAAAAATCAAAAACATATTGGGTTATGCGCATTAATTGGGATTACATCAAACTCGCATTTTTGTTGGTTGCCGTAATTGCGCTTTACGGGTTTGCTGACCAAAGAAACGAACATAGAACGGTGCAGGGTGTGACCGTAAAATTTGTTGGTGAAAACAATTTGTATTTAACTGAAGATGCGGTTAATAAATTGTTAATACAAAAATACGGAGCCCTAGAGAATAGGCCCAAAGAACAGTTAGTTTTGAATAGCATAGAGGAGGTTATACTATCCAACGATATGGTCAAAAATGCCCAGGTCTATCTCACTGTAAACGGGGAACTTGTATCCAAGATTGTTCAGCGAAAGCCAATTGGAAGAATAGAAGGTGCCTCCAAATTTTATTTGGATGATGAGGGCAAACGCATGCCGTTGTCAAGATACCATTCGGCAAGGGTGCCCATCATTACAGGGAAAATCACAGGGAAAACCCTTGAGGACGCCTATGTGATTTTGGATTATATCAACAATGATGATTTTTTACGAAAAAATGTCATTGGGATACATATCGAGGATGAAAATAAATATCAGCTCAAGTTCCGCATGGAAAACTTTGTGGTGAATTTGGGCGGAGTGGACAATTTGAACAAAAAGTTCAAAAATTTTATGGCCTTTTATGCAAAGGCAGCCAAGGACAATTCCTTGGAGGATTATGCAACAGTGAGTTTGGAATTCAACAATCAAGTGGTTTGCACCAAAATTTAACGTATGGAACAAGGTAATTATTCAGTTGGGTTGGATATAGGGACTACCAAGATCGTGGCGATCATTGGTAGGGAAAATGAGTATGGAAAAATTGAGATTTTGGGCACCGGACGGTCTAAGAGTTTAGGTGTTCACCGTGGTGTGGTCAACAATATCACACAGACCATTTCGTCCATACAACAGGCAGTGGAACAGGCCGAGTTGAATTCTGGCCTAAAAATCGGCTCTGTTGTAGTTGGCATTGCAGGCCAGCACATCCGAAGCCTACACCACAGTGATTACATCACCCGTCCCAACTCGGAAGAAGTGATAGACAACGATGATTTGGATAAACTGTGCAACCAAGTGTATAAATTGGTAATGCTTCCGGGTGAGGAAATCATTCATGTGCTGCCTCAGGAGTACAAAGTGGACGGTCAGTCCGAAATCAAGGAGCCCGTGGGAATGTACGGTGGTCGATTGGAGGCCAATTTTCATGTGGTGGTCGGACAAGTGTCCTCCATAAAAAATATTGGAAGGTGCATCAAAAGTGCTGGATTGGACTTGGGGAACATCACCTTGGAACCCTTGGCATCCGCAGATGCCGTATTGAGCCAAGAGGAGAAAGAAGCGGGTG is drawn from Flagellimonas sp. MMG031 and contains these coding sequences:
- the murG gene encoding undecaprenyldiphospho-muramoylpentapeptide beta-N-acetylglucosaminyltransferase, producing the protein MDNYRFILSGGGTGGHIYPAVAIANELKRRYPDAKFLFVGAKDKMEMEKVPQAGYEIKGLWISGLQRKLTLKNLMFPFKVISSLLEARNIVKQFKPHVAIGTGGFASGPLLRMAQRVGVPCVLQEQNSFAGITNKLLAAKAEKICVAYDGMERFFPKEKIVKTGNPIRTDLVAVSKNKEEALGFFGLKGDKKTVLVLGGSLGARRINQLIEKELDFFAKQNLQVLWQCGKLYYEAYKKHDSDTVKVMAFVNRMDLAYAAADVIISRAGAGSVSELCLVGKPVIFIPSPNVAEDHQTQNAKALVSKDAAIMLKEDELDAEFETNFSNLMASEALQEKLGKNIRKMAMPKATEHIVDEIEKLLKK
- the murD gene encoding UDP-N-acetylmuramoyl-L-alanine--D-glutamate ligase; its protein translation is MGRLVILGGGESGVGTAILGKQKGFEVFVSDKGEIQEKYKEVLEHFEIEWESGKHTEAKILNADLVMKSPGIPDSAPLVKSLVEKGVPVISEIEFASKYTDATLIGITGSNGKTTTTMLTYHLLKNGGLNVGMAGNIGDSYAKMVAEKEFDHYVLEISSFQLDGIVDFKPHIAMITNITPDHLDRYEYKFENYIASKCRIAMNQDANDYLIYDADDEVIREALKKHPIQSKLVPFSVKQKLEEGAWLEDKTIKIKLEHKTLEMSEDILALEGQHNVKNTMAASMAAMLVKVRKEAIRDSIQSFQGVPHRLEKVLKINHVEYINDSKATNVNATYYALDGIKKPIVWIVGGVDKGNDYAELMPLVREKVKAIVCLGADNSKLIDAFGNVIDLMVETYSMQEAVKVAYKIAERGDAVLLSPACASFDLFKNYEDRGDQFKNAVKNL
- the murC gene encoding UDP-N-acetylmuramate--L-alanine ligase — translated: MNLKDIHSVYFIGIGGIGMSALARYFKFVGKEVAGYDRTPTPITDGLMENGVSVHFEDNVDLISDTFKHPNTLVVYTPAVPSKHSEFQFYKNGGFNLKKRSEVLGIITKDSFCLAVAGTHGKTTTSSILAHLLKECELPMTAFLGGISEDFNSNFVLDGTEYSVVEADEFDRSFLRLTPTVACVTSMDADHLDIYGTKEELEHSFREFVERIKPSGKLFVRKGLPLEGTTFGIEDGADYCIENIKIEHGAYIFDIVTPSEVIKDVKFNKPGRHNLLNGLAAFAMAVQTGCPPHRLAKALETFKGVQRRFSYQIKEEDFVFIDDYAHHPTEISAVHQAIREMHAGERITVIFQPHLFSRTQDFADDFAASLSDFDEIILLDIYPAREEPIEGVTSQWLLDKIENPNKKLMSKSELLEEVKNCKTGVLVVLGAGDIGMEVPKIKNILGYAH
- a CDS encoding FtsW/RodA/SpoVE family cell cycle protein, whose amino-acid sequence is MFAIFKNLKGDKAIWGVVALLALFSFLPVYSASTNLVYVNGDGTTFGHLVKHAVLLFLGFGIIYAVHRIPTHYFKGLSIIAMPIVILLLIYTLTVETRIGGVTANRWIKIPLVGVNFQTSTLASVVLMIWIARYLTKIKDVKITFKESILPLWLPVALVVLLILPENFSTAAIISLMVLVLCFLGGYPLKYLFAMVATGIVFAGMFLFVLFKAPEVLPQRAGTWKSRIETFIHPEQADKDDLHQLTLAQIAVAEGGVVGKGAGKSVMKNMLSQSTSDFIFAIIIEEYGLLGGGALLFFYLLLLFRIVVVAHSSKTVFSKLLVIGVGLPIVFQAFINMAVVVQLFPVTGQPLPLISMGGTSIWMTCMAIGIVLSASNKKENLEEQSHGIDETNPLEVLSGQL
- the mraY gene encoding phospho-N-acetylmuramoyl-pentapeptide-transferase produces the protein MLYYLFEYLEKQYQLPGAGLFQFLTFRAAMSVLLSLLIAMVYGKRIIVFLQKKQIGESIRDLGLEGQQQKAGTPTMGGLIIIISTLLPVILFADIKNIYVILLIVTTIWMGIIGFIDDYIKIFKKDKQGLKGRFKVMGQVGLGLIVGLTLYFHPEVTIKEKDTTTITKSFQVEQVFGKETKTLRTNVPFFKNNELDYADFISWMGEGAEDYAWLIFIPVVILIVTAVSNGANLTDGIDGLAAGSSAIIVLTLGIFAWISGNILFSGYLDIFYIPRVGELVVFIAAFAGALVGFLWYNTFPAQVFMGDTGSLTIGGVIAVIAIIVRKELLIPILCGIFFAESLSVMLQVGYFKHTKKKYGEGKRIFLMAPLHHHYQKKSYHESKIVTRFWIIGIMLAIISIVTLKIR